In Campylobacter sp. VBCF_01 NA2, one DNA window encodes the following:
- a CDS encoding TolC family protein, whose protein sequence is MKFNIFVSAVFVAFFGGCAAINSNLDYEVQDSFIDENETYEIAQDWYKGYNQPYLNALVDEALAKNHDLRAAALNLERAYANLGLSKEDLFPTLGASWGAGANRDISRSDEWSKTYSSGFNVSYELDLFGRIRSNINASEWDASASVFDLQNARLTLINSVVSGYFEMLYLNDALKWTKQNLKDYAQIEQIVKAKYDYGRSELIEYKQVQNSILNLKNRVLEIEKNIEDNRKFMRDLISPDLEFRADLPSIESVKFLGADLSVPYTALHNRPDIRAAISRLNAAFYDHRRARLNFFPRVNLGAGLNSANTDKFSDGFDLKFLSGNVSISLPFLDYGRLKSQLRIAEVDFYAYRNSYEKTLSGAVNETLNLYRIYEINRARLANLADTYKTASEIERIYRVKYDAGASELKDFLEARSSAISARINLLAQRYASMQNEISIYRAMAGKFRQKF, encoded by the coding sequence ATGAAATTTAATATATTTGTAAGCGCAGTTTTTGTGGCGTTTTTTGGCGGGTGTGCCGCGATAAATAGCAACCTTGATTACGAAGTGCAAGATAGCTTTATAGACGAAAACGAAACCTATGAAATCGCGCAGGATTGGTATAAGGGATACAATCAGCCATATTTAAATGCCCTTGTTGATGAGGCTTTGGCGAAAAACCACGATTTGCGCGCAGCGGCGTTAAATTTAGAGCGCGCGTATGCGAATTTAGGCCTTAGCAAAGAGGATTTATTCCCTACGCTTGGGGCTTCGTGGGGAGCGGGCGCAAACCGCGATATCAGCAGAAGCGATGAGTGGAGCAAGACTTATAGCTCTGGCTTTAATGTCAGCTATGAGCTAGATCTTTTTGGGCGGATTCGCTCGAACATAAATGCTAGCGAGTGGGACGCGAGTGCGAGTGTGTTTGACTTGCAAAACGCCCGTTTGACGCTGATAAATTCGGTCGTGAGCGGGTATTTTGAGATGCTTTATCTAAACGATGCGCTAAAATGGACGAAGCAAAATTTAAAAGATTATGCGCAAATCGAGCAAATCGTCAAGGCAAAATACGATTATGGCAGATCCGAGCTCATCGAATACAAGCAGGTGCAAAACAGCATTTTGAATCTCAAAAACCGCGTTTTAGAAATCGAGAAAAATATCGAGGACAACCGCAAATTTATGCGTGATTTAATCTCGCCTGACTTGGAGTTTCGCGCAGATTTGCCAAGCATTGAGAGCGTGAAATTTCTAGGCGCAGACCTTAGCGTGCCTTACACTGCTTTGCATAATCGCCCAGACATTAGAGCTGCGATTTCTAGGCTAAATGCGGCGTTTTATGACCACAGACGCGCAAGGCTAAATTTCTTCCCGCGCGTAAATTTGGGCGCAGGGTTAAATTCAGCTAATACAGATAAATTTAGCGATGGATTTGATTTGAAATTTTTGAGCGGAAATGTCAGCATTAGTCTGCCGTTTTTGGACTATGGACGGCTAAAATCGCAGTTAAGGATAGCTGAGGTGGATTTTTACGCTTACCGAAATTCTTACGAAAAAACCCTAAGCGGCGCAGTAAATGAGACGCTAAATTTGTATAGAATTTACGAAATCAACCGCGCAAGGCTTGCAAATTTAGCTGATACTTACAAAACAGCCAGTGAAATCGAGCGCATTTACCGCGTCAAATACGACGCAGGTGCTAGCGAACTAAAAGATTTTTTGGAGGCTAGATCGAGTGCGATTTCGGCGCGAATAAATCTACTTGCGCAAAGATATGCGAGTATGCAAAATGAAATTTCGATTTACCGCGCTATGGCTGGTAAATTTCGCCAAAAATTTTAA